A window of Enoplosus armatus isolate fEnoArm2 chromosome 3, fEnoArm2.hap1, whole genome shotgun sequence contains these coding sequences:
- the LOC139282412 gene encoding myosin heavy chain, fast skeletal muscle-like produces MSGDADMECFGPAALYLRKRERERIEAQNTPFDAKTAYFVTEPKEMYLKGKLTKREGGKATVETLCGKTITVKEDEVFPMNPPKFDKIEDMAMMTHLSEPSVLYNLKERYAAWMIYTYSGLFCVTVNPYKWLPVYDSVVVTGYRGKKRIEAPPHIFSISDNAYQFMLQDRENQSILITGESGAGKTVNTKRVIQYFATIAVAGGKKSEQVSGKMQGSLEDQIIAANPLLEAYGNAKTVRNDNSSRFGKFIRIHFGSTGKLASADIETYLLEKSRVTFQLSAERSYHIFYQLMTGHKPELIEALLITKNPYDYHMISQGEITVKSIDDIEEFIATDTAIDILGFTAEEKSCIYKLTGAVMHHGNMKFKQKQREEQAEPDGTEVADKIAYLMGLNSADLLKALCYPRVKVGNEYVTKGQTVPQVNNSVMALCKSVYEKMFLWMVVRINEMLDTKQPRSFFIGVLDIAGFEIFDFNSLEQLCINFTNEKLQQFFNHHMFVLEQEEYKKEGIEWEFIDFGMDLAACIELIEKPMGIFSILEEECMFPKATDITFKNKLYDQHLGKSAPFQKPKPAKGKAEAHFSLVHYAGTVDYNVSGWLDKNKDPLNDSAVQLYQKSSVKLLAHLYASHASTEAEAGGKKGGKKKGGSFQTVSALFRENLGKLMTNLRSTHPHFVRCLIPNESKTPGLMENFLVIHQLRCNGVLEGIRICRKGFPSRILYGDFKQRYKVLNASVIPEGQFIDNKKASEKLLGSINVDHTQYKFGHTKVFFKAGLLGTLEEMRDDKLAILVTMTQALCRGFLMRREFVKMMERREAIYSIQYNIRSFMNVKTWPWMKLYFKIKPLLKSAETEKEMAHMKEDFEKTKEELAKALAKKKELEEKMVSLLQEKNDLQLQIQSDSENLSDAEERCEGLIKAKIQLEAKLKETAERLEDEEEMNAELTAKKRKLEDECSELKKDIDDLELTLAKVEKEKHATENKVKNLVEEMASQDETIAKLSKEKKALQEAHQQTLDDLQAEEDKVNTLTKAKTKLEQQVDDLEGSLEQEKKLRMDLERAKRKLEGDLKLAQESLMDLENDKQQSEEKIKKKDFETSQLLSKIEDEQLLSAQLQKKIKELQARIEELEEEIEAERAARAKVEKQRSDLSRELEEISERLEEAGGATSVQIEMNKKREAEFQKLRRDLEESTLQHEATAAALRKKQADSVAELGEQIDNLQRVKQKLEKEKSEYKMEIDDLSSNMEAIAKSKTNLEKMCRTLEDQLSELKTKNEEHVRQLNDIGVQRARLQTENGEMSRQLEEKEALISQLTRSKQAYTQQIEELKRHVEEEVKAKNALAHAVQSARHDCDLLREQYEEEQEAKSELQRAMSKANSEVAQWRSKYETDAIQRTEELEEAKKKLAQRLQDAEESIEAVNAKCASLEKTKQRLHGEVEDLMIDVERANSLAANLDKKQRNFDKVLAEWKQKYEECQAELEGSQKEARSLSTEMFKLKNSYEEALDHLETLKRENKNLQQEISDLTEQIGENGKTIHELEKGKKTLETEKSELQTSLEEAEATLEHEESKILRIQLELTQVKSEVDRKIAEKDEEIEQIKRNSQRVIESMQSTLDAEIRSRNDALRIKKKMEGDLNEMEIQLSHANRQAAEAQKQLRNVQGQLKDAQLHLDEAIRGQEDMREQVAMVERRNNLMLAEIEELRAALEQTERSRKVAEQELVDASERVGLLHSQNTSLINTKKKLEADLIQVQGEVEDSVQEARNAEEKAKKAITDAAMMAEELKKEQDTSSHLERMKKNLEVTVKDLQHRLDEAENLAMKGGKKQLQKLEARVRELEAEVDAEQRRGADAIKGVRKYERRVKELTYQTEEDKKNIARLQDLVDKLQLKVKSYKRQSEEAEEQANTHLSRYRKVQHEMEEAQERADIAESQVNKLRAKSREIVKSKDAEE; encoded by the exons ATGAGTGGGGACGCGGATATGGAGTGTTTTGGCCCGGCGGCCCTTTACCTCCGGAAGCGAGAAAGAGAGCGAATTGAAGCTCAAAACACTCCCTTTGATGCTAAAACGGCGTACTTTGTGACTGAGCCCAAAGAGATGTACCTCAAGGGGAAACTTACTAAGAGAGAGGGCGGCAAAGCCACCGTGGAGACTCTCTGTGGAAAG ACGATCACTGTAAAAGAAGATGAAGTCTTCCCCATGAACCCTCCAAAGTTCGATAAGATTGAGGACATGGCCATGATGACCCACCTCAGCGAGCCTTCTGTGCTGTATAACCTCAAAGAGCGCTATGCAGCATGGATGATCTAC ACCTACTCAGGGCTGTTCTGCGTCACTGTGAACCCCTACAAGTGGCTCCCAGTGTACGACTCAGTGGTTGTCACAGGATACAGAGGCAAAAAGAGGATTGAGGCTCCACCCCacatcttctccatctctgaTAACGCCTATCAGTTCATGCTCCAAG ATAGAGAAAACCAGTCAATCCTGATTAC TGGAGAATCCGGTGCAGGAAAGACTGTCAACACCAAACGTGTCATCCAGTACTTTGCGACAATCGCAGTGGCTGGAGGAAAGAAGTCAGAACAGGTTTCTGGCAAGATGCAG GGGTCACTGGAAGATCAAATCATCGCAGCAAACCCACTGTTGGAAGCTTATGGTAATGCCAAGACTGTGAGGAATGACAATTCTTCACGTTTT GGCAAATTTATCAGAATTCACTTTGGGTCAACTGGAAAGCTGGCTTCAGCTGATATTGAAACAT ATCTGCTGGAGAAGTCTCGAGTGACGTTCCAGCTGTCTGCTGAGAGGAGCTACCACATCTTCTATCAGCTCATGACAGGCCACAAACCTGAGCTGATAG AGGCTCTCCTGATCACCAAAAATCCATATGACTATCACATGATCAGTCAGGGTGAAATCACTGTCAAGAGTATCGACGACATTGAAGAATTCATTGCTACTGAT ACTGCCATTGACATCCTGGGCTTCACTGCAGAGGAGAAGTCATGCATTTACAAGCTGACTGGAGCTGTAATGCATCACGGAAACATGAAGTTTAAGCAGAAGCAGCGTGAGGAGCAGGCTGAGCCCGATGGCACTGAGG TGGCAGATAAAATCGCGTACCTCATGGGTCTGAACTCTGCTGATTTGCTAAAAGCACTGTGCTACCCCAGAGTGAAGGTTGGGAACGAGTATGTGACCAAAGGTCAAACTGTCCCTCAG GTCAACAATTCCGTCATGGCTCTCTGCAAGTCtgtctatgagaaaatgttcTTGTGGATGGTCGTCAGAATTAATGAGATGCTGGACACAAAGCAGCCCAGAAGCTTTTTCATCGGCGTCCTGGATATTGCTGGGTTTGAAATTTTTGAT TTCAACAGCTTGGAGCAGCTGTGCATCAACTTCACCAATGAAAAGCTGCAACAGTTTTTCAACCACCACATGTTCGTCCTGGAGCAAGAAGAGTACAAGAAAGAGGGAATTGAATGGGAGTTCATTGACTTTGGTATGGACTTGGCTGCCTGCATTGAACTGATTGAGAAG CCAATGGGCATCTTCTCCATCCTTGAAGAGGAGTGCATGTTCCCCAAGGCAACAGACATCACCTTCAAGAACAAACTGTATGACCAGCATCTTGGTAAAAGTGCCCCCTTCCAGAAACCCAAACCTGCCAAAGGCAAAGCTGAGGCCCATTTCTCCCTGGTGCACTATGCTGGCACTGTTGACTACAATGTCAGTGGCTGGCTGGATAAGAACAAAGACCCCCTGAACGACTCAGCCGTTCAGCTCTACCAGAAGTCTTCAGTGAAGCTGTTGGCTCACCTCTATGCATCACATGCCTCAACAGAAG ctgaggctggtgggaaaaAAGGCGGCAAAAAAAAGGGTGGGTCTTTTCAAACCGTATCTGCTCTGTTCAGG GAGAATTTAGGCAAGTTGATGACCAACTTAAGGAGCACTCATCCTCATTTTGTGCGTTGTTTGATTCCAAATGAATCAAAGACACCTG GTCTCATGGAGAACTTCCTGGTCATCCACCAGCTGAGGTGTAACGGTGTGCTGGAAGGTATCAGGATCTGCAGAAAGGGCTTCCCCAGCAGAATCCTCTATGGTGACTTCAAGCAGAG ATACAAAGTATTGAATGCCAGTGTCATTCCTGAGGGACAATTCATCGACAACAAAAAGGCCTCCGAGAAACTCTTGGGCTCTATTAATGTTGACCATACTCAGTACAAATTTGGACACACAAAG GTGTTCTTCAAAGCCGGTCTGCTGGGAACtctggaggagatgagagatgaTAAACTTGCGATCCTGGTCACAATGACTCAGGCTCTCTGCAGAGGTTTCCTCATGAGGAGAGAGTTTGTCAAGATGATGGAGAGGAG GGAGGCGATCTATTCTATCCAGTACAACATCCGCTCATTCATGAATGTCAAAACCTGGCCATGGATGAAGCTGTACTTCAAGATCAAGCCTCTGCTGAAGAGTGCCGAGACTGAAAAAGAGATGGCGCACATGAAGGAGGACTTTGAAAAGACCAAAGAGGAGCTAGCAAAGGCTCTGGCTAAGAAGAAAGaactggaggagaagatggtttctctgctgcaggagaagAATGACCTGCAGCTACAAATTCAGTCT GATAGTGAAAACCTCAGTGATGCAGAGGAAAGATGTGAGGGGCTCATTAAAGCAAAAATCCAGCTTGAGGCCAAACTCAAAGAGACGGCTGAGAGactggaggatgaggaggaaatgaatgCTGAGCTGACGGCaaagaagaggaagctggaggacGAGTGCTCTGAGTTGAAGAAAGACATTGATGACTTGGAGCTCACCCTGGCCAAAGTGGAAAAGGAGAAACATGCCACTGAGAACAAG GTTAAAAACCTGGTTGAGGAGATGGCATCTCAAGATGAGACTATTGCCAAATTGTCCAAAGAGAAGAAAGCCCTCCAAGAGGCCCATCAGCAGACCCTTGATGACCTGcaggcagaggaagacaaagtcAACACTCTGACGAAGGCCAAGACCAAGCTGGAGCAGCAAGTGGACGAC CTTGAAGGTTCCCTGGAGCAAGAAAAGAAGCTCCGTATGGATCTTGAGCGAGCTAAAAGAAAGCTTGAAGGGGATCTGAAACTGGCCCAGGAATCCTTAATGGATCTGGAGAATGACAAGCAGCAGtctgaggagaaaataaagaa GAAGGACTTTGAAACAAGCCAGCTTCTTAGCAAGATTGAGGATGAGCAATTACTTTCTGCTCAGCTTCAGAAAAAGATCAAAGAACTTCAG gCTCGTattgaggagctggaggaggagattgaGGCTGAGCGGGCTGCTCGGGCCAAGGTGGAGAAGCAGAGGTCTGATCTCTCCAGGGAACTTGAGGAGATCAGCGAGAGGCTCGAAGAAGCTGGCGGAGCAACGTCTGTTCAGATAGAGATGAACAAGAAGCGCGAGGCCGAGTTTCAGAAGCTGCGTCGGGATCTGGAAGAGTCCACCCTGCAGCACGAGGCCACCGCTGCAGCTCTCCGCAAGAAGCAGGCTGACAGTGTGGCAGAGCTGGGAGAACAGATCGATAACCTCCAGAGAGTCAAACAgaagctggagaaagagaagagcgAATACAAGATGGAGATCGATGACCTCAGCAGCAATATGGAGGCTATCGCCAAATCAAAG aCTAATCTGGAGAAAATGTGTCGTACTCTTGAGGATCAACTGAGTGAGCTCAAGACAAAAAATGAAGAACATGTGCGACAACTGAATGACATTGGGGTACAAAGGGCAAGACTGCAAACAGAGAATg GTGAAATGAGTCgccagctggaggagaaagaggccCTGATCTCTCAGCTGACGAGGAGCAAGCAGGCTTATACGCAGCAGATTGAGGAGCTCAAGAGGCACGTTGAAGAGGAAGTTAAA GCCAAGAACGCCCTGGCTCATGCTGTTCAGTCGGCTCGCCATGACTGCGACCTGCTCAGAGAGCAgtatgaggaggagcaggaggccaaGTCTGAGCTGCAGCGTGCGATGTCCAAGGCCAACAGCGAGGTGGCTCAGTGGAGATCCAAATACGAGACTGATGCCATTCAGCgcactgaggagctggaggaggccaa GAAAAAGCTTGCCCAGCGTCTTCAGGATGCAGAGGAATCCATCGAGGCTGTGAATGCAAAATGTGCCTCtctggaaaagacaaaacagagactGCATGGTGAAGTGGAAGACCTGATGATCGATGTGGAGAGAGCTAACTCTCTGGCTGCTAACCTCGACAAGAAGCAAAGGAACTTTGACAAG gttCTTGCAGAGTGGAAGCAGAAGTATGAAGAATGCCAGGCAGAGCTGGAGGGATCTCAAAAAGAAGCTCGTTCTCTCAGCACTGAGATGTTCAAGCTGAAAAATTCATATGAAGAAGCTCTGGACCACCTGGAGACCCTGAAGAGGGAGAACAAGAATCTGCAAC AGGAGATCTCAGATCTAACTGAGCAAATTGGAGAGAATGGAAAAACCATTCATGAACtggagaaagggaaaaagacTCTAGAGACAGAGAAGTCCGAACTCCAGACTTCACTTGAAGAGGCCGAG gcTACGCTGGAGCACGAGGAATCCAAGATTCTCCGCATTCAGCTTGAGCTCACCCAGGTCAAGAGTGAGGTCGACAGAAAAATCGCAGAGAAGGACGAGGAGATTGAGCAGATCAAGAGGAACAGCCAGAGAGTGATCGAGTCCATGCAGAGCACTTTGGATGCTGAGATCAGGAGCAGGAACGATGCCCTGAGAatcaagaagaagatggagggagaccTCAACGAGATGGAGATTCAGCTGAGCCACGCCAACCGCCAGGCAGCTGAAGCCCAGAAACAGCTGAGGAACGTGCAGGGACAGCTTAAG gATGCGCAACTGCACCTTGATGAAGCTATTAGAGGTCAGGAAGACATGAGGGAGCAGGTCGCCATGGTGGAGCGCAGGAACAACCTGATGCTGGCTGAGATCGAGGAGCTGAGAGCTGCACTGGAGCAGACGGAGAGAAGCCGCAAAGTGGCTGAACAGGAGCTGGTGGATGCCAGCGAGCGCGTGGGGCTGCTGCACTCTCAG AATACCAGCCTCATCAACACCAAGAAGAAGTTGGAGGCTGACCTCATTCAGGTCCAAGGTGAAGTGGAAGATT